In Bradyrhizobium erythrophlei, a single genomic region encodes these proteins:
- a CDS encoding sensor histidine kinase, which yields MVLHDTPELPKVLVVEDEMLLRMRAVDIVEDAGFTPIEAANADEALAILESRSDVDLLFTDIQMPGSMDGLKLAYAVHERWPSIKIILVSGKLTPTNSERPTDSRFFGKPLEVKQMIAEMQEMIGQGALKIGLPDFSPVETPSRRAREASNGQASNEFLTAENDSLRLLLEQAGIDAEVLLEQAGIDAKEREAADKLQKLILEELHHRIKNTLATVSAIASQSLRTASSIEHGQQAIEGRLIALGRAHDLLLQARWANADLANTIRGATEPYDNRGGGRFSISGPDIKITSGAVIALAMTLNELCTNTTKFGALSVPGGSVDIAWNVDEEKRQLKMTWSEKGGPSVSSPSRNSFGTRLIGSLGQQLKGQVKLDYAPTGFVYALDVPMASLVAPA from the coding sequence ATGGTTTTGCATGACACGCCGGAACTACCTAAAGTTCTCGTCGTCGAAGACGAGATGCTGCTGCGCATGCGCGCCGTGGATATCGTGGAGGACGCAGGCTTCACCCCGATAGAAGCTGCGAACGCCGACGAAGCGCTCGCCATTCTTGAATCCCGCTCGGATGTCGATCTTCTGTTCACGGATATTCAGATGCCCGGGAGTATGGATGGCCTGAAACTGGCGTATGCCGTCCACGAACGGTGGCCATCCATCAAGATCATCCTTGTGTCCGGCAAATTGACGCCGACCAATAGCGAAAGACCCACCGATAGCCGCTTCTTTGGAAAGCCGCTTGAGGTGAAACAGATGATCGCGGAAATGCAGGAGATGATCGGTCAAGGCGCGCTGAAAATCGGACTGCCCGATTTCTCCCCCGTTGAAACTCCAAGCCGTCGCGCGCGGGAGGCGTCAAACGGTCAGGCTTCCAATGAATTTCTGACGGCGGAAAACGACAGTCTTCGCTTGTTGCTCGAACAGGCTGGCATCGACGCAGAAGTTTTATTGGAACAGGCGGGCATCGACGCCAAGGAACGTGAGGCTGCCGATAAATTGCAGAAACTCATCCTGGAGGAATTGCACCACCGGATCAAAAATACGCTTGCAACCGTAAGCGCCATTGCGTCTCAAAGCCTGCGGACAGCGTCAAGCATTGAGCACGGCCAACAGGCTATTGAAGGGCGTCTGATCGCGCTCGGTCGAGCGCACGACCTGCTTTTGCAGGCCCGATGGGCAAACGCAGATCTCGCCAACACGATTCGAGGCGCGACCGAGCCGTACGACAACCGAGGCGGGGGCCGGTTTTCGATTTCAGGACCCGACATCAAAATTACGTCAGGCGCGGTGATCGCGCTGGCGATGACGCTCAATGAGCTTTGCACCAATACGACGAAATTCGGCGCGTTGTCGGTGCCAGGGGGAAGCGTCGACATCGCGTGGAACGTCGACGAGGAAAAACGACAACTAAAGATGACGTGGTCCGAAAAAGGTGGTCCCTCGGTATCTTCTCCTTCCCGGAATAGCTTTGGGACGCGCTTGATCGGCTCTCTCGGCCAACAACTGAAGGGCCAGGTCAAACTGGACTATGCCCCGACCGGCTTTGTCTATGCGCTCGACGTTCCCATGGCGTCGCTGGTCGCGCCGGCCTGA
- a CDS encoding cyclase family protein translates to MKIVDLSRELYHRTPNYPGHSAIIHGMWKTHEESFADGGKVHGLASMYFAMPDHGGTHIDAPLHFDKRGEGIDQYPLENCIVPGICIDLRHIAPRAEITPADLEAAVEKSGHPVPKGGTVLLCTGHHERTFPRKEYATENSGVNVKATEWLAQKGVVHFGIDSMRPGPEGPENLLVHKACFELGITHIESLCHLETLLGAGPFTFIGLPMKWRGGTASPIRAVAVFGM, encoded by the coding sequence GTGAAGATCGTCGATCTCAGCCGCGAGCTTTACCATCGCACCCCGAACTATCCCGGCCATTCCGCCATCATTCACGGCATGTGGAAGACTCACGAAGAATCCTTTGCCGACGGCGGCAAGGTGCACGGGCTTGCATCGATGTACTTCGCCATGCCCGACCATGGCGGCACCCATATCGACGCGCCCCTGCATTTCGACAAGCGCGGCGAGGGGATCGATCAATATCCGCTCGAGAACTGCATCGTGCCGGGTATCTGCATCGACCTGCGCCACATCGCACCCCGCGCCGAGATCACGCCGGCCGATCTCGAAGCGGCGGTCGAGAAATCAGGCCATCCGGTGCCGAAAGGCGGCACGGTGCTGCTTTGTACCGGCCATCACGAGCGGACGTTTCCGCGCAAGGAATATGCGACGGAGAATTCCGGCGTCAACGTGAAGGCGACCGAGTGGCTCGCGCAAAAAGGCGTGGTGCATTTCGGCATCGATTCGATGCGGCCGGGACCGGAAGGTCCGGAGAACCTGCTCGTGCACAAGGCCTGTTTCGAACTCGGCATTACCCATATCGAAAGCCTGTGCCATCTCGAGACCCTGCTCGGCGCCGGTCCCTTCACTTTCATCGGCCTGCCGATGAAGTGGCGCGGCGGCACGGCATCGCCGATCCGCGCGGTCGCCGTGTTCGGGATGTAA
- a CDS encoding NADH:flavin oxidoreductase/NADH oxidase: MSALFSPIRLRDLALPNRIMVAPMCQYSAEGGKANDWHFTHINSLALSGAAMFCLEATHVEAIGRITPGCLGLWNDATESALRPILASVRRHSTIAIAIQLAHAGRKGSSHKPWDGGQQIPLTEGGWQTVGPSPVAHKDGELKPLELDAVGLKRVRDAFVESARRADRLGIDAIELHGAHGYLLHQFLSPISNRREDKYGGSLQNRMRYPLEVFDAVRAVFPSKKPVGIKISATDWVDGGWDLDQSIAFAKELKKRNVDWIDVSSGGVSPQQKIPLSPGYQVSFAQAIKEATGVTTMAVGLITEANHAEEIVASGKADMVALARGMLYDPRWAWHAAAELGGEVFAPPQYWRSQPSSHKTLFGETTFGVR, encoded by the coding sequence ATGAGCGCCCTGTTTTCTCCAATCCGTCTGCGCGACCTTGCGTTGCCCAACCGGATCATGGTCGCGCCGATGTGTCAGTACTCGGCGGAAGGCGGCAAGGCGAACGACTGGCATTTCACGCACATCAATAGCCTGGCGCTGTCGGGCGCGGCGATGTTCTGCCTGGAGGCGACGCATGTCGAGGCGATCGGCCGCATCACGCCGGGTTGCCTTGGGTTGTGGAACGACGCCACAGAATCGGCGCTGCGGCCGATTCTGGCGTCGGTGCGCCGGCACTCGACCATCGCGATCGCCATTCAGCTTGCCCATGCAGGCCGCAAGGGATCGAGTCACAAACCCTGGGATGGGGGTCAGCAAATACCGCTCACCGAGGGGGGATGGCAGACGGTTGGGCCGTCGCCTGTCGCGCACAAGGACGGCGAATTGAAACCGCTCGAACTCGATGCCGTCGGCCTGAAGCGCGTTCGCGACGCCTTCGTCGAATCGGCGCGGCGTGCCGACCGGCTCGGCATCGATGCCATCGAACTGCATGGCGCGCACGGCTATTTGCTGCACCAGTTCCTTTCACCGATCTCCAACAGGCGCGAGGACAAGTATGGCGGGTCCTTGCAGAACCGGATGCGGTATCCGCTCGAAGTGTTCGACGCGGTGCGCGCGGTGTTTCCTTCGAAAAAGCCGGTCGGCATCAAGATCTCCGCAACCGACTGGGTCGACGGCGGGTGGGATCTCGACCAGTCCATTGCCTTCGCCAAGGAATTGAAGAAGCGTAACGTCGACTGGATCGACGTCTCGTCCGGCGGGGTGTCGCCGCAGCAGAAGATCCCGCTGTCGCCCGGTTATCAAGTGTCGTTCGCGCAAGCGATCAAGGAAGCGACCGGCGTGACCACGATGGCGGTCGGCCTGATCACGGAAGCAAACCACGCCGAGGAAATCGTCGCTTCCGGCAAGGCCGATATGGTCGCACTCGCCCGCGGCATGCTTTACGATCCGCGCTGGGCCTGGCACGCCGCAGCCGAGCTCGGCGGCGAGGTGTTCGCCCCGCCGCAATATTGGCGCTCGCAGCCGTCATCGCACAAGACGCTGTTCGGCGAAACGACCTTCGGCGTCCGGTAA
- the cobT gene encoding cobaltochelatase subunit CobT: MSTSSNSKFRTGPKEAPTEPFKRSVTACLRAIAKKPELEVSFAAERPGLSPGKARLPEPPRKMTKRDAAIVRGHADSIALKLACHDPKVHRKLMPGNPQARGVFEAVEQARVEALGSRRMSGVAKNLTAMLDDHFHRGKFDEITDRADAPLSDALAMLVRERLTGMAPPAAARKMVDLWRPILEDKIGSRLDQLDRFAEDQARFGDAVHDLLSALELGDDRNAEADEDENQDDSRDGENDQSGADGSPESDAAQEMSADQAQATTEEMSDSAMESAQASTSDTFDDGELGDDETPGEATRPNARGQNEPRGPEYHAFAPKFDEVIAAEDLCDHDELERLRSYLDKQLAHLQGIVARLANRLQRRLMAQQNRAWEFDLEEGILDPARLSRVVTDPYHPLSFMHEKEATFRDTVVTLLLDNSGSMRGRPITVAATCADILARTLERCGVKVEILGFTTRAWKGGQSREAWLAAGKPANPGRLNDLRHIIYKSADAPWRRARKNLGLMMREGLLKENIDGEALDWAHKRLLGRPEQRKILMMISDGAPVDDSTLSVNPGNYLERHLRHIIEEIETRSPVELIAIGIGHDVTRYYRRAVTIVDAEELGGAITEKLAELFSETHGPAPASTGSRRRLHS; this comes from the coding sequence ATGAGCACATCATCCAACAGCAAGTTCCGCACCGGGCCCAAGGAAGCGCCGACCGAGCCGTTCAAGCGCTCCGTCACCGCGTGCCTGCGTGCGATTGCGAAGAAGCCGGAACTTGAAGTGTCGTTTGCGGCCGAGCGGCCGGGTTTGTCGCCGGGCAAGGCGCGGTTGCCGGAGCCGCCGCGCAAGATGACCAAGCGCGATGCCGCGATCGTCCGCGGGCACGCCGATTCGATTGCGCTGAAACTCGCCTGCCACGATCCGAAAGTGCATCGCAAGCTGATGCCCGGCAATCCGCAGGCCCGCGGCGTGTTCGAAGCCGTCGAACAGGCCCGCGTCGAGGCGCTCGGGTCGCGGCGGATGTCGGGCGTTGCCAAGAATCTCACCGCGATGCTCGACGATCATTTCCACCGCGGCAAATTCGACGAGATCACCGACCGTGCCGATGCGCCGTTGTCGGATGCGCTCGCGATGCTGGTACGCGAGCGGCTGACCGGGATGGCGCCGCCGGCCGCGGCACGCAAGATGGTCGACCTCTGGCGTCCCATTCTCGAAGACAAGATCGGCTCGCGGCTCGACCAGCTCGATCGCTTTGCGGAGGATCAGGCCAGGTTCGGCGATGCGGTCCACGATCTGTTGTCGGCGCTTGAACTCGGCGACGACCGCAACGCGGAAGCCGACGAGGACGAGAACCAGGACGACAGCCGCGATGGTGAAAACGACCAGTCCGGCGCCGACGGCTCGCCGGAGTCTGACGCCGCCCAGGAGATGAGCGCCGACCAGGCGCAGGCGACGACCGAAGAAATGTCGGACAGCGCGATGGAAAGCGCGCAAGCCTCGACGTCCGACACGTTCGACGATGGCGAACTGGGCGACGACGAAACGCCGGGCGAGGCGACGCGGCCGAACGCGCGCGGGCAGAACGAGCCGCGGGGCCCGGAGTACCACGCCTTTGCGCCCAAGTTCGACGAGGTGATTGCGGCGGAGGATCTCTGCGATCATGACGAGCTTGAGCGGCTGCGCAGCTATCTCGACAAGCAGCTCGCGCATCTGCAAGGCATCGTGGCGCGGCTTGCCAACCGCCTGCAACGCCGGCTGATGGCCCAGCAGAATCGCGCCTGGGAGTTCGATCTCGAGGAAGGCATTCTTGATCCGGCCCGTCTGTCGCGGGTCGTGACCGATCCCTATCATCCGCTCTCGTTCATGCACGAGAAGGAGGCGACCTTCCGCGACACGGTGGTGACGCTGCTGCTCGACAATTCCGGCTCGATGCGCGGCCGCCCGATCACGGTTGCCGCAACGTGTGCCGATATTTTGGCGCGCACGCTGGAGCGTTGCGGCGTCAAGGTGGAAATCCTTGGCTTCACCACCCGCGCCTGGAAGGGCGGGCAGTCGCGCGAGGCGTGGCTTGCTGCCGGCAAGCCGGCCAACCCCGGCCGTCTGAACGACCTCCGGCACATCATCTATAAATCGGCCGACGCGCCCTGGCGGCGCGCGCGCAAGAATCTCGGGCTGATGATGCGCGAAGGTCTCCTGAAGGAAAATATCGATGGCGAGGCGCTCGATTGGGCGCACAAGCGCCTGCTCGGCCGCCCCGAGCAACGCAAGATCCTGATGATGATTTCCGACGGTGCGCCAGTCGACGATTCCACGCTGTCGGTCAATCCCGGCAACTATCTGGAGCGGCATCTGCGTCATATCATCGAGGAAATCGAGACGCGTTCGCCGGTCGAGTTGATCGCCATCGGCATCGGCCACGACGTCACGCGCTACTATCGCCGCGCGGTCACCATTGTGGACGCCGAAGAACTCGGCGGCGCCATCACCGAGAAACTGGCCGAATTGTTCAGCGAGACCCACGGGCCCGCGCCGGCCTCAACAGGATCGCGGCGCCGGCTGCACTCCTGA
- a CDS encoding Bug family tripartite tricarboxylate transporter substrate binding protein, with protein sequence MPRHKSPLPSRRQFLKAASLKAVSLAATAAAVPAFGVRRALAARYPERPIRIIVPFAPAGPTDIMARILGQNLGIALSGNVIVENRSGAGGNIGIGYTAHAEADGYTLLVTSSAYVVNPSLYATVPYDPFKDFAPIAELGTSPNAIMIDPKLGINSIAELIARVKAKPDAFNYASPGAGTTPHLSGELLKIVGGIEITHVPFSAAGPAIQALLGGTTQLAVTALPPAIPYIENGSIKALAVTGARRWVDLPDVPTMIELGYTDFIADTFQAFLAPAKTPPDIVARLSAKSVEVMKKPEIVEQLRINGFEVIANGSDGLRQRIVTEVPKWHDVIAKAGIKPV encoded by the coding sequence ATGCCTCGCCACAAGAGCCCCCTGCCCTCGCGCCGGCAATTTCTGAAAGCTGCAAGCCTCAAAGCTGTAAGCCTTGCGGCTACCGCGGCAGCCGTGCCGGCGTTCGGCGTCAGGCGGGCACTCGCTGCCCGCTATCCGGAGCGGCCGATCAGGATCATCGTGCCGTTTGCGCCCGCGGGCCCGACCGACATCATGGCGCGAATTCTCGGCCAGAATCTCGGCATCGCACTTTCCGGCAATGTCATTGTCGAAAACCGCTCCGGCGCCGGCGGCAATATCGGGATCGGCTATACGGCGCATGCGGAGGCCGACGGTTATACGCTGCTCGTCACCTCGAGCGCCTATGTCGTCAATCCCAGCCTCTACGCCACGGTCCCGTACGATCCCTTCAAGGATTTCGCGCCGATCGCCGAACTCGGCACCTCACCCAACGCGATCATGATCGATCCCAAGCTCGGCATCAATTCGATTGCGGAGCTGATCGCGCGCGTCAAGGCAAAGCCCGATGCGTTCAACTATGCGAGCCCGGGTGCCGGCACCACGCCGCATCTCTCCGGCGAACTGCTCAAGATTGTCGGCGGCATCGAGATCACCCATGTGCCGTTTTCCGCCGCGGGCCCCGCGATCCAGGCGCTGCTCGGCGGCACGACCCAGCTTGCGGTGACCGCGCTGCCGCCCGCCATTCCCTATATCGAAAACGGTTCGATCAAGGCGCTTGCGGTCACAGGCGCCCGGCGCTGGGTCGATCTGCCTGACGTCCCGACCATGATCGAACTCGGCTACACGGATTTCATTGCCGACACGTTTCAGGCCTTCCTGGCGCCGGCCAAGACGCCGCCGGATATCGTTGCGCGATTGTCGGCGAAGTCGGTCGAGGTCATGAAGAAGCCGGAAATTGTCGAGCAGTTGCGCATCAACGGTTTCGAAGTCATCGCCAACGGCTCGGACGGCTTGCGCCAGCGCATCGTGACGGAGGTGCCGAAATGGCACGACGTCATCGCCAAAGCCGGCATCAAGCCGGTGTGA
- a CDS encoding Crp/Fnr family transcriptional regulator encodes MSKPPKDMFDAKEFLAKVGDGKAILELHKNQKIFEQGDVAETVFYIQKGKVKLTVLSEQGKEAVVAILEPGHFFGEGCMNGHRLRISTTTAMEDCVITSIAKAAMITALHDEPKFSELFMSYLLTRNSRIEEDLIDQLFNSSERRLARLLLLLANFGKDGEPQRISPNISQETLAEMVGTTRSRVSHFMNKFRKLGLISYNGHIEVNNSLLSAVLHEKPLLKERD; translated from the coding sequence GTGAGCAAACCACCCAAGGACATGTTTGACGCGAAGGAGTTTCTCGCCAAAGTCGGAGACGGGAAAGCGATCCTCGAACTTCACAAGAACCAGAAAATTTTCGAACAGGGCGACGTCGCCGAGACGGTATTTTATATTCAAAAGGGGAAGGTCAAGCTCACCGTCTTGTCCGAACAGGGCAAGGAGGCCGTCGTCGCGATCCTTGAGCCCGGGCATTTCTTCGGCGAAGGCTGCATGAATGGCCATAGACTGCGCATATCGACGACAACAGCGATGGAAGATTGTGTGATCACTTCCATCGCCAAGGCAGCCATGATCACCGCGCTCCATGATGAGCCGAAATTCTCCGAGTTGTTCATGTCTTATCTCCTGACCCGGAACAGCCGGATCGAGGAGGACCTGATCGACCAGCTGTTCAATTCAAGCGAGCGGCGGCTTGCCCGGCTGCTTTTGCTGCTCGCCAATTTCGGCAAGGACGGCGAGCCACAGCGGATCAGCCCGAATATCAGCCAGGAAACACTGGCCGAGATGGTTGGCACCACTCGATCCCGCGTCAGCCATTTCATGAACAAATTTCGAAAGCTGGGGCTCATCAGCTACAACGGCCATATCGAGGTCAACAACTCGCTGCTGTCTGCGGTTTTGCACGAGAAGCCCCTGCTCAAAGAGCGTGACTAG
- a CDS encoding esterase-like activity of phytase family protein, which translates to MQLAAAGLSTAAASRVASAQFVPPPVSPGQSDDNSSPAPVSIEVKASPIPWFDRHDHNRVRFGALEFRSGLVLTSSFRRFGGLSGLRLDAKGERFISFSDKGHWFTGRIVYEGRAMAGLADVESAPMRGPDGKPIPAYGWYDSESIAIDGSFVYIGLERANKVLRFDFSKGFTRSRGEVVPLPTAASRLPNNKGLEALVFVPKGQPLAGTLIAISERGLDPNGNLVAFLVGGPTPGQFSVRRTEEFDVSDAVLLTGDLLILERKFSWTSGVGIRIRRIPLQSVAPGAVVDGPSIFEADLGNEVDNMEGIDAHVTAEGETVLTMVSDDNFSMIQRTLLLQFTLAG; encoded by the coding sequence ATGCAACTCGCGGCAGCCGGCCTGTCGACGGCGGCCGCGTCCCGCGTCGCAAGCGCCCAGTTCGTTCCGCCGCCGGTCTCGCCCGGCCAGTCCGACGACAATTCGAGCCCAGCTCCGGTATCGATCGAGGTCAAGGCCAGCCCCATTCCCTGGTTTGACCGGCATGACCACAATCGCGTGCGATTCGGCGCGCTCGAATTTCGCAGTGGGCTGGTGCTGACGTCATCTTTCCGGCGGTTCGGCGGACTATCCGGATTGCGGCTCGACGCGAAAGGCGAACGCTTCATATCATTCAGCGACAAGGGACACTGGTTCACCGGGCGCATCGTGTATGAGGGGCGTGCGATGGCAGGGCTTGCCGATGTCGAGTCGGCGCCGATGCGGGGGCCTGACGGAAAACCCATCCCCGCCTATGGCTGGTATGATTCGGAGTCGATCGCAATCGACGGTTCGTTCGTCTATATCGGGCTTGAGCGGGCCAACAAGGTGTTGCGCTTCGATTTCAGCAAGGGATTTACCCGCTCGAGGGGCGAAGTCGTGCCACTGCCGACAGCGGCAAGCCGGCTGCCCAACAACAAGGGGCTTGAAGCCCTGGTGTTCGTGCCGAAGGGCCAGCCGCTGGCCGGGACGCTGATCGCCATCTCCGAGCGCGGTCTCGATCCAAACGGCAATCTCGTCGCATTTTTGGTCGGAGGCCCGACGCCGGGCCAGTTCAGCGTTCGCCGTACCGAAGAGTTCGATGTCAGCGACGCGGTGTTGCTGACTGGCGATCTCTTGATCCTGGAACGGAAATTTTCCTGGACGTCCGGGGTTGGCATTCGTATCCGGCGCATTCCGCTTCAATCGGTCGCGCCCGGCGCCGTGGTCGATGGCCCCTCGATTTTCGAGGCCGACCTCGGTAACGAGGTCGACAACATGGAAGGCATCGACGCCCACGTCACCGCGGAGGGCGAGACCGTGCTGACCATGGTGTCCGATGATAACTTCTCGATGATCCAGCGCACCTTGCTGCTGCAATTCACGCTTGCAGGGTGA
- a CDS encoding glycerophosphodiester phosphodiesterase: protein MKMPAFDIEAHRGGRALFPENTLVSFAGALSMGVNTLELDIGVTRDGAIVVSHERGLNPDLALSPDGKYVTAPGTPLVQLSLAEVKQYDIGQIRPGSIYAAQFPDQRAAPGTKMPTLKELIDLVRRSGDEKVRLNIETKIDPNHPDESLPPDRFVAVLLDLLRVEKFESRVMVQSFDWRTLQLVQKLAPEIPTVYLTVQGGRDPTVFSDKASEWTAGFNPAEHGKSIPRTIKAAGGVIWSPYLRDLTPEAVTECHTLGLKVVVWTANQPADIARLIDMGVDGIISDRPDLLRQTAAEKGIALPAAHPVTP, encoded by the coding sequence ATGAAGATGCCGGCGTTCGACATCGAAGCCCATCGCGGTGGCCGCGCGCTGTTTCCGGAAAACACGCTGGTGTCTTTTGCCGGGGCGCTCTCGATGGGCGTCAACACGCTCGAGCTCGATATCGGCGTGACGCGCGACGGCGCGATCGTGGTCTCCCACGAGCGCGGCCTCAATCCGGACCTCGCCCTCAGCCCCGACGGCAAATACGTTACTGCGCCCGGCACGCCCCTGGTCCAGCTCTCGCTGGCGGAAGTGAAGCAGTACGACATCGGACAAATCCGTCCCGGCAGCATCTATGCCGCGCAATTTCCCGACCAGCGTGCGGCGCCCGGAACGAAGATGCCGACGTTGAAGGAGCTGATCGATCTGGTTCGCCGATCCGGCGACGAGAAGGTACGGCTGAACATCGAGACCAAGATCGATCCAAACCACCCCGACGAGTCGCTGCCGCCGGATCGCTTTGTTGCGGTGCTGCTCGATCTGTTGCGGGTCGAGAAATTCGAAAGCCGCGTCATGGTGCAGTCGTTCGATTGGCGGACGCTGCAACTGGTGCAGAAACTCGCGCCGGAAATCCCGACCGTGTATCTGACGGTGCAAGGCGGAAGAGATCCGACGGTTTTCTCCGACAAGGCATCGGAATGGACCGCCGGCTTCAATCCGGCCGAGCACGGAAAATCGATTCCGCGCACCATCAAGGCGGCGGGCGGCGTGATCTGGTCGCCCTATCTTCGCGACCTCACGCCGGAAGCGGTCACGGAGTGCCATACGCTCGGTCTCAAGGTCGTGGTGTGGACCGCCAACCAGCCTGCCGATATCGCGCGGCTGATCGATATGGGTGTGGACGGAATCATCTCCGACCGGCCGGATTTGCTGCGCCAGACGGCCGCCGAGAAGGGCATTGCGCTGCCGGCCGCTCACCCTGTGACGCCATAA
- a CDS encoding sensor histidine kinase yields the protein MAILINHADIGLAEADHRIANNLASLSGAVRLQRNVISKSGKSLTAEQVCLLLDDISARIEVTAKLHKSLALAGNGNGVDLGNFLREVAEMIGTLCPAGRMKLTFACSDEGYIQPRDALHAGLITAELLTNAVKYAHPTGVPVKIQVRCETEDDGAFLVEVTDDGIGFPENFDPAVDGGLGFQLMRALAIGLNAELQFEHDSLGVCARLVKPADRAVNIESRTIN from the coding sequence ATGGCAATTTTGATCAACCACGCGGACATCGGACTGGCCGAGGCTGATCATCGGATCGCCAATAACCTCGCCAGCTTGAGCGGCGCGGTTCGCCTGCAACGCAACGTCATTTCGAAGAGCGGCAAGAGCCTCACAGCGGAGCAGGTTTGCCTGTTGCTCGACGATATCAGCGCGCGCATCGAGGTGACCGCGAAACTCCACAAATCCCTTGCACTCGCCGGCAACGGAAACGGTGTGGATCTCGGAAATTTCCTGCGGGAGGTGGCCGAGATGATTGGCACGCTCTGCCCCGCGGGGCGGATGAAGCTGACTTTCGCTTGTTCCGACGAAGGCTATATCCAGCCGCGCGACGCGCTTCACGCCGGACTTATCACTGCCGAGCTTCTCACCAATGCCGTCAAGTATGCGCATCCGACCGGCGTGCCCGTGAAGATACAGGTGCGCTGCGAGACCGAAGACGACGGCGCATTCCTGGTCGAAGTGACCGATGACGGCATCGGCTTCCCCGAGAACTTCGATCCTGCCGTCGACGGCGGCCTCGGCTTTCAGCTCATGCGGGCGCTGGCGATTGGGCTCAACGCCGAACTTCAATTCGAACACGACAGTCTTGGCGTCTGCGCTCGGCTCGTGAAGCCGGCAGATCGCGCCGTCAACATCGAAAGCAGGACCATTAACTAA
- a CDS encoding Bug family tripartite tricarboxylate transporter substrate binding protein, translating into MRRLSGWVFVAAGVLLATAAQAENWPSHLIKATIPFGAGSAADVVPRVFFDRLSAQLGQAIVVENRPGAGGTIGTAVVVKAEADGYSILAQSSALSISPAIYPKLPFDISRDLSSVLMIGVSANVMIVPVSRPWKTVQDFIADAKAKPGSISFGSVGVGSATHISAEKFRLAAGVETTHVPYRGGAEVIADILGGRLDFYFCPLATALPLIKEGRVHALVISTPKRAADLPDVPTPAEAGLKNAESLFWLGVFMPAKTPRDVIQKFYDAGTRLLADSSMQESLTKLGVEPSPMKPAEMDAFVAHEIAENLEVIKAAGIKP; encoded by the coding sequence ATGCGTAGATTATCGGGGTGGGTGTTCGTTGCGGCCGGCGTGTTGCTGGCAACCGCTGCGCAGGCCGAGAACTGGCCATCGCATCTGATCAAGGCGACAATCCCCTTTGGCGCGGGAAGCGCTGCCGATGTCGTGCCGCGCGTCTTCTTCGACCGGCTCTCGGCGCAACTTGGCCAGGCCATCGTCGTCGAAAATCGTCCTGGCGCCGGCGGCACCATCGGTACGGCGGTCGTCGTGAAGGCGGAGGCTGACGGTTACAGCATCCTCGCCCAATCCTCGGCGTTGTCGATTTCGCCCGCGATCTATCCGAAACTACCCTTCGACATTTCCAGGGACCTGTCGTCGGTCCTGATGATCGGGGTTAGCGCCAACGTGATGATCGTTCCGGTGTCGCGGCCCTGGAAAACCGTGCAGGACTTCATCGCCGACGCCAAGGCTAAGCCCGGCTCGATCTCGTTCGGCTCGGTCGGTGTCGGTAGTGCGACCCATATCAGCGCGGAGAAGTTTCGCCTCGCGGCCGGGGTCGAAACCACCCATGTGCCTTATCGCGGCGGCGCCGAGGTGATCGCCGATATTCTCGGCGGCCGGCTCGATTTCTACTTTTGCCCGCTCGCAACCGCGCTGCCGCTGATCAAAGAGGGTCGCGTACACGCGCTCGTGATCTCAACGCCAAAGCGCGCCGCCGATTTGCCCGACGTGCCGACTCCGGCCGAGGCGGGCCTGAAGAACGCCGAAAGCCTGTTCTGGCTCGGCGTGTTCATGCCTGCAAAAACGCCACGCGACGTCATTCAGAAGTTTTATGATGCGGGAACCAGGCTTCTGGCCGATTCCTCGATGCAGGAAAGCCTGACCAAACTCGGCGTTGAACCGTCCCCGATGAAGCCTGCGGAGATGGATGCGTTCGTGGCGCACGAGATCGCCGAGAATCTAGAGGTAATCAAAGCCGCCGGGATTAAGCCTTAA
- the rpmB gene encoding 50S ribosomal protein L28 has protein sequence MSRRCELTAKGPQVGHKVSHSNIKTKRRFLPNLCNVTFISDALGRNVRLRVSTNAIKSVDHNGGLDTFLLKARAANLSPRALELKRQIEKKVASQPVAKAS, from the coding sequence ATGTCGCGGCGCTGCGAACTGACGGCCAAGGGCCCGCAAGTGGGTCACAAGGTGAGCCACTCCAATATCAAGACCAAGCGGCGGTTTCTGCCGAACCTGTGCAACGTGACTTTCATCTCCGATGCACTGGGCCGCAACGTGCGCCTGCGCGTCTCGACCAACGCGATCAAGAGCGTCGATCACAATGGCGGCCTCGACACCTTCCTGTTGAAGGCCCGCGCTGCCAACCTCTCGCCGCGCGCGCTCGAACTGAAGCGGCAGATCGAGAAGAAGGTCGCCAGCCAGCCGGTCGCCAAGGCGAGCTGA